The genomic region aggacaccctttgaaagcatgtggttttttgtaacatttttaataaaaggttatttcatctccgtttcaacaatacagagagattaaagtaatccgactaaacaaagaaaactgaagaaaagtcttttcaagatcttctgtaaatgtcattctacaaaaatgcctattctaactgaggaaaaagataggacacccttgcccctaatagcgagtgttacctcctttggctgaaataactgcagtgagacggttcttgtagccatctaccagtcttcgacatcggtctgaggaaattttaccccactcctcaatgcagaactttttcagctgtgagatgtttgaggggtttcttgcacgtacagcccttttcaagtcaccccacagcatctcaatgggattcaaatctggactttgacttggccattccaggactctccatttcttctttttcagccaatctttggttgatttactagtatgttttgggtcattgtcatgttgcatggtccagttccgcttcagctttaattttctaactgatggtctcacatgttcttcaagcaccttctgatacacagtagaattcatcgtggattctatgatggtgagctgaccaggtcctgctgcagcaaagcagccccaaaccatgacacttccacctccatgcttcacagttggtatgaggttcttttcttggaatgctgtgtttggtttacgccaaacatgtcctctgctgttgtgtccaaataattcaattttggactcatctgtccaaagaacattattccagaagtcctggtctttgtcaactttatctctggcaaatgtcagtctggcctcgatgtttctcttggaaagcaaaggtttcctccttgcacacctcccatgcaagttaaacttgtacagtctctttctgattgtagaggcatgtacttctacatcaacagtagccagagcctgctgtagttctcgatatgacactttagggtttttggagacctcttttagcatcttgcggtctgctcttggggtgaacttgctggggcgaccagtcctgggcatgttggcagttgttttgaaagccctccacttgtagactatcttccggacagtggaatggctgatttcaaaatcttttgagatctttttaaatcccttcccagactcataggctgctacaatcttttttctgaagtcctctgacagctcttttgctctcaccatggtgctcactctcacttcaacagtcaggagcacaccaaactaaatgtctgaggtttaaatagggcaagcctcattcaacatgcagagtaacgatctactaattatgtgcacctggtgtgatatacctgtgtgagatctgagccaatttaagagggaatacatgtgagggtgtcctatctttttcctcagttagaataggcatttttgtagaatgacatttacagaagatcttgaaaagacttttcttcagttttctttgtttagttggattactttaatctctctgtattgttgaaacggagatgaaataaccttttattaaaaatgttacaaaaaaccacatgctttcaaagggtgtcctaattttttcacatgactgtatatatagacaaagagatagatagatagatagatagatagatacaaggtTGCAGCACGCAAGCGAAAATCCAGTGAACAAGTGAAGGATTATTAGCCCATATCAGTACAACATTTCAGTTCCACCATGGACGTTTTTTAAAGCTGTGGTTGCTGGCACCCTCCACATATTTCTATAGAGTGCTGCTTGCTATTTTGTAGGTAgatagatgataagatagatggacagacagacagatagatgatagattgtTGTCATATGACACTAGGGTTAGTCAACATATTTAGTCCAATAATTCGCTATTTGAAGTAAATGATTTTTTCCGTCTGCTTAGAATTTTAGTCCATACTCTAACGTTTACTCCTTCCTCAGGGTCTTTGTCACATTCAacttcctcatcatcatcctcatctTCTCGAGAAGAAGCTCAAGCTCTGGAGGATGTCATGCCAGTAAGTCTACAACCACATATACCAATTCTTTCTTCTTCAAGTATGTGAATGTCTATTATTGAAGTTATAACCTGTATCTTCTGATAAACCTGATCTGCTCCAAAAATGTTCCATTAAATTGGGTTGTATGGTATAGAAAACCTATTTCAGGCACCCTGGTATGACTTTGTTTAAGGAGGTACCTGCTTTAAGACCCTAATATTTTAGCcagcgacaaaaaaaaaagtctgtcactctggaggacctggcaCATCCAGCTCATAGATTGCAGTGAATGCTGTGTAATTCCACATTTatcctgtgggggcactgtggggaaatTGAGCACCTGCTCAAGTCAGCACAGTTTAATGATGAGGGTCCCCGTTATTTAGCTATCATCAGAGGATCTGTCTAGCAAAAATGATGCTCCACAGCAGACAACCTAGATTTactgtattttcttctgtatattacttatttttatacatttcatTTGCTTAGCTTCATACAGATAGTGAATCATCTTCTAACAGCCGAAAGGAAATGTTACCAAAACACATCACCATCATCACCAGTGAGTCGTCTTCTAGCTGCTACGTGAGATCTCCTGTTTCTGAAGAATTTGGGTTTACCACTGGTCCATCAGTCAGTCCAACCACCCAGGTATATAATGGTCCATTATCAGTCTGTAGTCAAAGCTCCTCCAGTGGGGCAAGGCCATTTaagaccggtcttaataaatcagGGCCTTTGTGTTTATTAAGGCTTTCAACATAAGTGATGCAAGGAAGGTATAGATTTTTTCCTAGGTACTACTGGGTGGAGGGGGAGGGTTCAAGGTAAAGAATTTTGGACAACCCCCTGTTGCGTAAACTCTTGGTAAAGGGGGCCAAGTGCATAGCCGAATGCTATCTGAACAAGGAAACAACTGCTGCCTTTTCCATAACTGTCAGTCTTCATTGTCTGTAAGTCAAAAGATTTTGGAGGCCTTGATCACGAGCCTTTAACTCTCTGATCacctccattaaagggaacctgtcacctggattttgtgtatagagctgaggacatgggttgctagatcgccgctagcacatcctcaatatccagtccccatagctctgtgtgcttttattgtgtcaaaaaaacgattttatagatatgtaaattaaccttagatgagtcctgtctcctccatgcttaagagatgagtccagcgttctctgactctgagcccagccatgcccactgtgaaggagcccagcaccgccccacatcctccaaatctcctccttgctccctgacgttCTTTCCTTGAGGCTGATgctagcacagggaaggaacactaagccgacactgcgcatgcgctagctcgcgcatcgcgagcttatggcgctctagctttgtgacgtcggggagcaaggaggagattcggaggatgcggggcggtgctgggctccttcacagtgggcgtggctgggctccggaaacattagtagcctcatttacatatatataaaatagttgttttttacacaataaaagcacaaagagctatagggaatggatattgcggatgtgctagcggccatctagcagcccatgtcctcagctctatacccaaaatccaggtgacagtttccctttaatacGAATGTAAGGCAGATGAGTTTTTTTTGCTTGACTAACATGTAGTCActtctcctctcagtcacagcctTTAAAGCGTCTGTCCTTCCATGACGAAGAAGAACTTGAGAGCATcaacccatgcaaagatctttggGTATCAAAGGGATATGAAGACTATCGCCGTGCAGCCCTACAGCAGCCTGAACAGCCCAAGTCCGATCTGAGAGTCCACTTCCAAAAAGCCACCGGGGGCAAAGCCAAGGACAGGCATTTTCCAGGAGCTGTGGCCTCAACTACATCAGAAAGTGAGGGTCAGCTAAAGGACCCCAGGGCCTCCCCTTCTTGTAGGATTCATGGCACCCCTTCTCCCAAGTCTAAGGAACACTCTCATATGTCTGGGGAGGAGGACACAGCTACCGCCCGTTGCGTCTATTGCAGGGACGTATTTAGCAGTGAAGAGAACGGCAGAGGGCAGTGCCAGGACGCTCCAGACCCCATAGGGCGTTGTGTCTACCAACTTTCCTGCATGTGGTGTGCTGAGAGCTTACTATACCACTGCATGTCAGACTCAGAGGGCGAGTATTCGGACCCCTGCTCCTGCGACCCGGGGCACCCCCATTTCTGTATACGCTGGGCTGCCCTGGTGGCCTTGTCTCTTGTGGTCCCCTGCATGTGCTGCTACCTCCCATTACGGGCGTGCCACTGGTGCGGGGAACACTGTGGCTGTTGCGGGGGGAAGCATAAAGCGGTGCGGTGAGAGGACCAGAACAGGGTCCAAGGAGGAAAGTTTAATGTTCAGTTTTCAGCCTCCTGAGAGCCAGCATATTTACATGGCAGGATCTGCGCCAATCTTTGTGAGTGAGCGGGCACGTAATACAACTGGCCCGGGAGATATGTGTATTTCAGATATGGCTGCAGAGGCAACGACCTACCAAAAAGAGGCAGGAGGATAATTTGATGACGAACAGGTGGTTCTGTGGTTCTCTGTGTGTTATAAAATGTTATGCATTACAGGCTTGAAGTGAGATTCCATCGAAGACCAAAAATGAGCAAGAGCTCACACCAAATCCAAGCTAGTCTTTGATCGTTTGATCAGTCATGGTTTTACAACATACCCTCCAACTAAAATCTATATGGTGTCCTGACATTGGGTTAAACGGTAACAGAGTAATCTTTTTTTGCTCTACAAGAGGTCTTTACAAGAGTATTCTACCTTCCTAGGTCTTGAGGACCACCACCTTGATGTGTCCTCCACTGAGTGTCCTAGGTTTTCATATGAACTAATTACTCATACTATGGAGTTTGATTTCCCGTCCAGTGAAAGTGACAACCAAATTAGGCCAAGGAATAAAAGTTAGTGTTGAGACGTTCATGATCTAAGGATACTTGAGCCAAAAAAAACATAATCATCTCTGACTTCATGACAATGCATATAGCATTATCTTCATGGTAGCTTATTTTGGTCTTCTGTGGAATGACACCTCCATACTGTAATTACTGCAGGCAAGGTTGGCTTGTGAACCAAAGCCTGGATGTACAGAGTCAGATAAGGGGAGAGAGGTATTACATATGGGAAAGCATCACAGGTTCCTATAGAACTAGCACCTCATGTACCTACAACTACAATGCTGAGGTCCATCCTGGAGAATTCAGACCATCTCGGCTTAAAGGAAATTGCTGTTTGAGGTGGGTCAGCTCATGGTGGGTCAAGCCATGTTTGGTTGGACAGGCTGAAGTAAATTTTGACTGAATCAACTGTGCTCCCTCAATGGTGTCCTTATACCTGAGCCTGTTCTTTGGTGTATTTTTCCTTTACGATCCATTTTTTATACCAATGATGATGAGGAGAGCCaagctggaggaggacattctACTAAAACAGCTCTAGAAAGGTAAATGTGAAACCTAAGAGTAGTTTATACACAGAAGTCAATAGCTGTGACTTTTctatggctgtttttttttttagaaagactCCTTCACCTAGAGAACAAGAGGGCAAGGTTTTACTCCTGGATATCAATCTGTGTGGAAATGACACTGGTATCATACTGGGAGAGACCCAAATGGAAACCATTTCTTCATTTCTAGGCATAGATTCAAGAGGTTTTTGAAGTTTTTTACGATTTCAATTTTCACAAACCGACAAAGTTACCTAGTTTTCAATACAGGGCCTAAAATTGCCTGTTGATATCTCATGGACACACTTCTTCAGGCTGGTAGGCCAGGAATGATTAATCGTTCTTAGCTATGCCTTTTACCGTGAAGAATCAGACCATGGACCTGTTTCAGTATTCTTATATGTAGTTCAGGGAGGTGTCGCCATCTTATACCCTAGTTCTCAACAGGTCACTTCAGGCAAAAATCCGGTCACCGATATACAGTCAAGATGACTAATTGTGTTCATTATGGAACATCATTTTATAAGTGGATTTATCCTTTCTCGACTTAGAGAGGATTAGGCATGTCATGGTATGGTCATGGTCACCATAAGACATAGGAATAATTTAATAACATAGGAGTGCCTGGATTTTATATAAAAATGGAGCCCCAACCAAGAATTATTTATTTCTTGTTAGAGATATTTGACTTGAAAAGACAATCATTGTGAGTGAGACACATTGGTCATGAGTGGGGCCACCATCCACTGAGCTGTGATCCGATACTGGCTAATATCTCCAGAGACTGGTCAGACAAGTAGTCATATTGAGCGGTAAATTAGACCTATTATCCATTCATtcttaggactctttcacacgtccGAGTCCGTGATCACACCTGTGAcctgatggtcagtggttcatctgtgaagatgtccatgaaggatccctgtttggtctgtgtgtccgtttttttttttctcagcgtGTCATCTGTAAATCATGGACACTGCTAGACCAAAAATTAATTACCAGAGCATATTTTAGCAACGATCAGTGAAAACCACAGAGCGAACACGAATGGCGTTGGTGTCTGTGGTTTTCTCAGACCCATGGACTATAATGAGCGTAAAGAATCTGTAATCACGGTCAAAAGTAGGGCATGCTTCATGGTGATTGCGAGGCAAAACGAGGTGCAGGTCAAAAaattagaacaggtgcagatccttGCATTATCTCTTATTTCTGTGGAGGCTTTTctcctgtttttggctcacaatcactgatggaaatcactggttAAACActgaggccgaatgcacacgggcgtgttCCGCGGCCAAGAGAGgttcgtggtatgccgggctggattcctgttcagagcaggagcgcacggcgtcattggttgcaatgccgccgtgcgcttcatgccgccgctgcactatagtaatacactcgtatgatctatacgagtgtattactgtacagcagtggcggcatgaagcgcacggcgtcatagcaaccaatgacgccgcgcGCTCCTGCTctaaacaggaatccagcccagctccattcatttctatgaggccgctgTGAGCACTGCgcactcccatttacttctacggggagagagcttggtggtggctgaacccggggtcctccagccaccaccttccctgctctgttctcgatataggtgcgggttcccACCGATATaggtgcccccattgtctcagatgggaatacccctttaatgggtccgtgcTCCGTATTTCGCGGACaagtaataggacatattctgtattttttgcagaatggacatacggattatctgtgtgctttccgcatccgtatgtccgttctgcaaaaaagatagattcTGTCCGCAAAATGTGCACCagtgacccattgaagtcaatgagtctgCAGACAAATACAGGCGGCACACAGACcgtatcagtattttgcggtccacaaaacagacgCGGTCTTGTGTATCAGGCCTCATTAGGTCACCTGGAATAGTTTCAGGTACGCCATATCTAGAGATAAtttgtggaatttcttgccttcataatgtgtttcaggCCGTGGTTGTGTTGTGCAGAGGTGGGATTGGTGCACACTGCCCTACAGTGCTCTGTCCTGTTCTACTTCTGTTCTAATCCACATTGTGGCAAGAACGAAACGACCGTCCATCGTTACTTTaaagcccatctgtcagcagatttgtacctatgacactggctgacctgtgacATGTGCGCTGTggcatgagaattttttttatatatgcaaatgagcctctaggagcaacgggggcgttaccattacacctagaggctcagctctctctgcaactgctgtgtcctCTGAACTTTGATTTACAGAGTCAGGTGtgatcagggccggtgcaaggatttttgccgccctaggcaaagatccattttgctgccccctcatgtcactcactcactaacagacacacacacaaacaaactAACAGACAGACACGCAATCAGATACTCACCGAATGacgtacacatacactcactgacagacagacatacactcactgacagacagacatacactcactgacagacagacatacacttgctgacagacacacactcactgacagacacatatacactcactgacagacagacacacactcactgacagacagacacacactcactcactgacagacactcactgacagacatacacctacccactgaaacacacacacacacggaaactcactggcagacactcactcactggcagacaaacacacacatatactcactgacaaacacacagacacttactgaccgacagacatccacactcactgacatacacttactcactgacatacacacacagacactcaatgacagacacacatacattcactgacataaatacacaggcagacactcactcagtcaaacacttaaacactcacctccctggggtccagtgtggggcagctcctcagtcctccagcgcgccgTTTAGTATGATGTCATATTCCGACATCACAGAGGGCGcgcgagggaggagtggggagctgctagaacagcctcccttaccgcccgcctcctctcctccggtaatttactggcagggcaggcacctgccatcagggtaagcagatgcctgctctgccatatttaagaaggacctccacctcctggcccccctgtaacggcgctgggggcggctcaagagccgctcgccctgtcgcccagggctgcagccccagtcagggggagcccaccagggcgcccccagcaggccggcgccctaggcaaacgcctagttcgcctatatggttgcgCCGGCCCTGGGTGTGATGACGTTTAGGGCTACTGCACACAACCGTGCTGTACACAAATCATGGATCCACAAGAGGCTGCCgacattatttttttctgcagaactgtcctatgcttgtctgcaaaacggacgagaacaggacatgttcaattttttttcattgagatgaatgggtccacatctgatctgcaaaaaatgaggaaCGGATGTAGATCAAGACTACGgcagtgtgtatgaggccttagactgcctggccctgtcaatcaaagtgcagagggcccagcagttgcagagagagcagagcctctaggtgtaatgacaacgcccccgttgctcctagaagcttatttgcatataataaaacattatttttctcagcaatgcgggcacatatggacatgggaccaacacagatgccttcagctgccgagcgcacatgtaacaggtcagccagtgccatAGGTACAGATATGCTGACAGATGGGCTTTAAGACACGAAGGTCAgtcaatccccccaaaaaatctgaactTTGAAGATATCCTCAAGTGCAGTCATGTAAATTATCAAACGCTATGATGAAACCACCCCGGGATAGGAAGACCAAGAgatacctctgctgcagaggataagttcagtagaataagggctctttcacacgagcggatggcgtgcgggtaatccactgcgtgaaagagagtcAAGCCCCGttacggacagcagagacacggagcattaacataatTGATAATACTCTTTGcgtctctgtgacctttttgctacagaatcacggtgacaactttatctcgctgtgattttgtagtaatcacagagaggcacggagcattatcagtcatgttactgctccgtgtctctgctgtccggaacggggcttggcactctttcacgcagtggattaccagcacggcatccgctcgtgtgaaagagccttaaggcaccttgcagacgagcgagtgTCCAGCTACCTGGCCTTAACTTCCAGCACtgatggggtcacatagcattatattgatttatgatgctgacactgacagcattatgtcagtgttagggctcgttcacacgatcgTTGatgtcccgttcccgtattgcggaccgcatttgcagcaatccgcaatacacgggcaccgttccgttgtcattccgcatcatggatgcggacccattcatttcaatagatccgaaaatccggagatgcagaacagtgcggaacggaacactacggaagcattacggagtgctttctggggtcccgttccatgcctccgcaccgcaaaaagatagaacatgctctatctttttgcggaacggaaggatgcgcctgccccacggaaggtgcccgtgcattgcggaccgcaatttgcggttcacagcatgggcacgggacaccaacggtcggtcgtgtgaacgagcccttatccaatacattccagaactgtaagaccTAAGACTCTCATGACGCCAGATCTAGGGGGATTCATCCGTGCTGACTTTTCCTTCACATTACGGGAAGTGTCTGGATTACGCAAATTTAGGGTGAGCTGTGCAAAactttcttcatttttttcttgTCAGTAgaataaggcctcgttcacatcaccatttaactTGCCATTCTACGGAAACGTCAGAAAAACATTAAAATGAACAAGCCATCCTATTTTTAGCGTCAGTTTGTGTCAATTCTGTCAGATATCAATTATTTTCGATGGGAGAAAAAAATCTTCCTGcgagactgttggaaaaccattccAGGTGACCGCCTCATGGAGCTGATTGAGAGAAGGCCAAGAGCGTGCAGAGCAAAAGGGGGCGACTGTGAGGAATCTAAAATATACAACATATTCTGGTTCATTTACCACTTAATTCCATACGTTTTCCTGCTTCATCATTTTCATGTCTTTAATctacaatatagaaaaataaCAAGAAAAACCCTGAGATGAAAAGGTGCGCCCGAACTGTTGACTTCACCCTTTACGCAATTCCCCTTTTTTGCATTAGGGCAGAGTAGCTTCACGTAGTTATGGAGACAGACGATACCTTCCGTATAATGGCTCAGTTCTTCCATAAGCAGAGCcacaattagggctcattcacatgaccgtatttatgtgtccaattttgcagaacggatgcggacccgttcatttcaatggggccgcaaaagatgtggacagcacaccgtgttttgtccgcatccgtacttccgttctgcggccccgcaaaaatgatagcGCGTgttctattcttgcccgcaattgcggacaagaataaacatttctatcataggactggctgtgtgcgttccacaaaatgcgggccAGTATCTGTGAATTTGTGggctgcaaaacgcatacggccatctgaatgggcCCTTATCCGCAGGTTGTGTATGGTATCGCAACTCAGCCTCATTTTTTTttgaagagcatctgtcagcttgATCAACCCCGATTAAATCAGGCGTACTGCCTGGTGGGGTTGCTCATGCTGATTACAGCTGTACaacattcatatgcaaatgagcaagtttGAGCACCGGGGGCCGTCCAGAgctcttggagcactgcttttgtaatgCCCTTGGGTTCTGCAAACTTCCCcgtccccttgattgacagggctagacttCTTGTCTGTCAATCAAGGGTAGGGGGAGTACCGAGAGCACAGGGACATTAcgaaagcagtgctccaaggactcCGGGCGGCCCCTTGGTGCTCAAACTTGCTTGCTTGTATATAAATAAAAACGGAGCTATCCCTGTAGCTGTTTGTTTAATcctttaaggacacggccatatttcaccttaagtaccaggacatcatgccgtaccagtacgtcatatgtccccaagaggttaagatactgacaaaagaaaggtatcgttttaatcagcatgagcaaccctaccagacagtattcctagggttgatcatgctgacaaatGCTCTTGCTAAAAGTAAGGGGATCTTCTGATGTGGATATAATACGCAGGAGTATCCTTAGAGTCAAGGTGAGCAGCCAGAATTTGGGGGCTCCATTCTTTGGTCTTTGCCAATGGGGAACTAATCGAATTGATATTTtattgactgtgattgcgttttTGACCAGGGCAGTCTGTATAGGGATCCATCAAAATAATTGAAAGATGCTGCTCTTCATGTTTGGTCTACCTGGACCACGGCAGGAGACAATCTCAATGATCACACAGTGGAAGGACGGCCTCATTCATGGAAATGTGGTCTTGCTGGAAGGTGGTCTCACTTGGTAGAAGACGTTCTCACTGTATGTACACTGATTACAACCAACCAAACAACTGGGTGTGGTGGGTGATGAAGAGGAACGGGTGCAAACCAGACTAGACCAGGATGATAGGAACATGTCGGCACTGACAGGGGTAGCAGCATTGTTTTTGGATTTGTTTTATTGCATGACTTTCCTGTGGTCGTCATTGGGCTTGTATATTAGAGTCTTCATTAATATATTCAATTTGCAATCCAAAAAGAGTAAGGAGATCCGAATCCTTGCAGCTACCCTTACTGTAGACCACCATGCAGCCGGTGTAGGGTTTCTGATATCCTCATAGCTTTCCTGCTTACATTGGAGTGCCCGTTGACCTCATTTTAGGAGCCAGAGGTATATGAAAGAGGTTGTCAGGGGTTTTATGGCTCACTAGGTTCAGGTGCGGATGGAGATCTCAGGGACCACACTGGTACACATCCATCGTGCTCATGCTGAATGTATACAGCTTGACGTTATAGAGGCACCTGTACTGGGGTTCCCAGGATCCAGGGTGGAGGACCACTTTGTATTCCAAAGGTGTACCCATTGCTTGTGAGTGTATAGGGCCCAGGCTCACCACCAACTTGTTGCCATCTTGGGTTGTCCCAACATTTaaacttatcacctatccatagAATCGGGGGTCCCATGTCCTCCTGTAGAACGGATCagctgccgagcatgctcgctggtGCACCATTTATCGCTATGGGATTAGCGAGGCGAGGTCGAGTAACATGACCAGTGCCGTAGAGTcgaatggagcagcagcacatAGGTTCGATTGGTGCTCCATTTATATGGGAGTGAGACAGAACCCCCATTGTGAGGGTTCCAGCAGGCACTGATCAGGAACTTACGTAGAggtttaaaggggtcatcccatgattaatgtaaaaaatgaaaatcagacatcacataggacatgacaatctctttgcagctgaaggatggaactgagcatgtgcttgcATCTTATtttgagcaggacaaagaacttagaaaaagagcaaacagcaggtggcgccatacagatggatttcagtgaataactcagtgactatactGAATTTATAATGACATGCAGTTActgaagtattcagatccaggggctggtttgaaaaatgtagaatatttttttgtgcgaCAACCCCTTTCAAGAGGGTGTACGTAGAAAAAAGTGAACTGCCGagttgcagtaccagacacagccgaTGGGCCAGAGTGGCGCTATTTCTAGAAAAATAAAGCCCTTTTTATTCTAATCTGATTTAGCCCTTTTATGTCATCGTTATTTCTTCTTATTGGAGCCATTGTTTCGCTACCTTTGTGCCATAGTGTGGAAAATGTGCCGCCACGTAGCCTGGGCCTATCCTCTTCTAGACTGATTTAGATGGTTTATATgattactgtatattatatagacTATTCCCAGCCATATTGGACAGTGC from Bufo gargarizans isolate SCDJY-AF-19 chromosome 9, ASM1485885v1, whole genome shotgun sequence harbors:
- the SPRED3 gene encoding sprouty-related, EVH1 domain-containing protein 3 encodes the protein MDYTKGHMEVSYIVRVRAVVMSRDDSSGGWVPMGGGGLSHVMICKVRRPDTSHQRDYLIRGERLRDQTTILECVLKKGLVYNKANPIFHHWKVEENKFGLTFQSPADAVTFERSVQAAMEELVEGSLSHSTSSSSSSSSREEAQALEDVMPLHTDSESSSNSRKEMLPKHITIITSESSSSCYVRSPVSEEFGFTTGPSVSPTTQSQPLKRLSFHDEEELESINPCKDLWVSKGYEDYRRAALQQPEQPKSDLRVHFQKATGGKAKDRHFPGAVASTTSESEGQLKDPRASPSCRIHGTPSPKSKEHSHMSGEEDTATARCVYCRDVFSSEENGRGQCQDAPDPIGRCVYQLSCMWCAESLLYHCMSDSEGEYSDPCSCDPGHPHFCIRWAALVALSLVVPCMCCYLPLRACHWCGEHCGCCGGKHKAVR